One stretch of Arachis hypogaea cultivar Tifrunner chromosome 20, arahy.Tifrunner.gnm2.J5K5, whole genome shotgun sequence DNA includes these proteins:
- the LOC112783271 gene encoding uncharacterized membrane protein At3g27390 isoform X2, which yields MEPPKGIWASLWSFICFLPYFIGLMLLGTIKGLLLCPFICLIMAVGNSALILGLWTAHCIWTYYCVARTTQLGPILKIVTCISVLPVLLVLWPAVGIVGSIVGGAAYGFLSPIFATLKAVEEGKEDKLWHCFIDGTWSTVSKTFDTVKDVKNLCYHSYFDVMDDLRLEGPPDDTYYEIRLHYLLGAVIAAVLGIIVDTPAVSFIAICKGPYMLFKGWNRLFHDLLGREGPFLETICVPFAGLAILLWPLAVIGAVLASIIASVFLGAYAGVVTYQESIFFGLRYIIAALSLYDEYSNDILGMPEGSCFPRPQYRKKVKISRTISHSDSLSKLNRLRKTPSRTFSLKDNIVELKPLEDCYNEAEALVSEELITRDDIEAAKSGKGSRVISIGLPAYCLLQVLLRSAKADSEGLLLSDGTELTGTNKPKAKIFEWLINPLLIIKEQIKAEDLSVSEEDYLGKLVLLNGHPNRVENSTIAAPESDRKRAELDALARRLQGITKYMTRLPTFKRRFDDLVKTLSHELAERHGGASSTTITRSKSAFPRIMSMKSSKGKRTNGLDEASEHARDLDTSF from the exons ATGGAACCTCCTAAGGGAATTTGGGCTTCATTGTGGAGCTTTATCTGCTTTCTGCCTTATTTCATTGGCCTTATGCTTCTAGGAACCATTAAAG GTTTACTTCTCTGCCCATTCATATGCCTAATAATGGCAGTTGGAAACTCAGCTCTCATACTTGGTCTTTGGACTGCACACTGTATTTGGACATATTATTGTGTTGCTAG AACTACACAATTAGGGCCTATTCTGAAGATTGTTACATGCATAAGTGTACTACCGGTGCTGTTGGTTTTGTGGCCGGCGGTTGGCATCGTTGGGAGTATTGTAGGTGGAGCAGCCTATGGATTTCTTTCGCCAATTTTCGCTACTTTGAAAGCTgtagaggaaggaaaagaagatAAACTTTGGCACTGTTTTATT GATGGTACATGGAGCACTGTTTCAAAGACCTTTGATACTGTCAAGGATGTAAAAAATCTTTGTTACCATTCTTATTTTGATGTTATGGACGACTTGCGACTAGAAGGGCCTCCAGATGACACATATTACGAGATCAG GCTGCATTATTTACTTGGTGCTGTTATAGCTGCAGTCCTTGGGATCATAGTTGATACGCCAGCGGTATCATTTATTGCCATATGCAAAGGTCCTTACATGCTATTTAAAGGGTGGAATCGTTTGTTTCATGATCTTCTCGGCCGTGAAGGTCCTTTCCTGGAGACAATATGTGTGCCTTTTGCAGGCCTTGCAATCCTTCTGTGGCCACTGGCTGTCATTGGGGCCGTTCTGGCATCCATTATAGCCAGTGTCTTTCTTGGTGCCTATGCAGGTGTTGTGACCTATCAG GAGTCTATCTTCTTTGGCCTTCGGTACATTATTGCAGCTTTATCCCTTTATGATGAATACAGCAATGACATTCTTGGCATGCCAGAAGGATCCTGCTTCCCTAG GCCTCAATATCGGAAAAAGGTCAAAATATCGCGGACAATTTCCCATTCGGACTCCCTGTCAAAGCTAAATCGCCTACGAAAGACTCCTTCTcgaacattttcactgaaagaTAATATTGTTGAGTTGAAACCACTGGAg GACTGTTATAATGAAGCTGAAGCACTGGTTTCCGAAGAGCTGATAACACGCGACGACATAGAAGCGGCCAAGTCTGGTAAAGGGAGTAGAGTCATTAGTATTGGTTTGCCAGCATACTGCCTTCTCCAGGTGCTCTTGCGCTCTGCGAAGGCCGATTCTGAGGGTTTATTGTTGA GTGATGGTACCGAACTAACTGGCACAAACAAGCCAAAAGCTAAGATTTTTGAATGGTTGATTAATCCCCTTTTGATCATTAAAGAACAAATCAAAGCAGAAGATCTTTCTGTTTCAGAAGAGGACTACCTCGGCAAGTTGGTTCTCTTGAATGGTCATCCAAATAGGGTAGAAAATTCAACAATAGCAGCTCCTGAATCTGACCGCAAACGTGCTGAGCTTGATGCATTGGCCAGAAG GCTACAAGGGATCACGAAATACATGACAAGGTTACCAACCTTCAAGCGGCGGTTCGATGATCTGGTGAAAACATTGTCTCATGAGCTTGCTGAGAGACATGGAGGAGCATCATCAACAACAATCACCAGATCAAAGAGTGCCTTTCCTCGAATTATGAGCATGAAATCCTCCAAAGGCAAAAGAACTAACGGTCTTGATGAAGCATCTGAACATGCAAGAGATTTAGATACTTCATTTTAA
- the LOC112783271 gene encoding uncharacterized membrane protein At3g27390 isoform X1 produces the protein MEPPKGIWASLWSFICFLPYFIGLMLLGTIKGLLLCPFICLIMAVGNSALILGLWTAHCIWTYYCVARTTQLGPILKIVTCISVLPVLLVLWPAVGIVGSIVGGAAYGFLSPIFATLKAVEEGKEDKLWHCFIDGTWSTVSKTFDTVKDVKNLCYHSYFDVMDDLRLEGPPDDTYYEIRLHYLLGAVIAAVLGIIVDTPAVSFIAICKGPYMLFKGWNRLFHDLLGREGPFLETICVPFAGLAILLWPLAVIGAVLASIIASVFLGAYAGVVTYQESIFFGLRYIIAALSLYDEYSNDILGMPEGSCFPRPQYRKKVKISRTISHSDSLSKLNRLRKTPSRTFSLKDNIVELKPLELFDALFKDCYNEAEALVSEELITRDDIEAAKSGKGSRVISIGLPAYCLLQVLLRSAKADSEGLLLSDGTELTGTNKPKAKIFEWLINPLLIIKEQIKAEDLSVSEEDYLGKLVLLNGHPNRVENSTIAAPESDRKRAELDALARRLQGITKYMTRLPTFKRRFDDLVKTLSHELAERHGGASSTTITRSKSAFPRIMSMKSSKGKRTNGLDEASEHARDLDTSF, from the exons ATGGAACCTCCTAAGGGAATTTGGGCTTCATTGTGGAGCTTTATCTGCTTTCTGCCTTATTTCATTGGCCTTATGCTTCTAGGAACCATTAAAG GTTTACTTCTCTGCCCATTCATATGCCTAATAATGGCAGTTGGAAACTCAGCTCTCATACTTGGTCTTTGGACTGCACACTGTATTTGGACATATTATTGTGTTGCTAG AACTACACAATTAGGGCCTATTCTGAAGATTGTTACATGCATAAGTGTACTACCGGTGCTGTTGGTTTTGTGGCCGGCGGTTGGCATCGTTGGGAGTATTGTAGGTGGAGCAGCCTATGGATTTCTTTCGCCAATTTTCGCTACTTTGAAAGCTgtagaggaaggaaaagaagatAAACTTTGGCACTGTTTTATT GATGGTACATGGAGCACTGTTTCAAAGACCTTTGATACTGTCAAGGATGTAAAAAATCTTTGTTACCATTCTTATTTTGATGTTATGGACGACTTGCGACTAGAAGGGCCTCCAGATGACACATATTACGAGATCAG GCTGCATTATTTACTTGGTGCTGTTATAGCTGCAGTCCTTGGGATCATAGTTGATACGCCAGCGGTATCATTTATTGCCATATGCAAAGGTCCTTACATGCTATTTAAAGGGTGGAATCGTTTGTTTCATGATCTTCTCGGCCGTGAAGGTCCTTTCCTGGAGACAATATGTGTGCCTTTTGCAGGCCTTGCAATCCTTCTGTGGCCACTGGCTGTCATTGGGGCCGTTCTGGCATCCATTATAGCCAGTGTCTTTCTTGGTGCCTATGCAGGTGTTGTGACCTATCAG GAGTCTATCTTCTTTGGCCTTCGGTACATTATTGCAGCTTTATCCCTTTATGATGAATACAGCAATGACATTCTTGGCATGCCAGAAGGATCCTGCTTCCCTAG GCCTCAATATCGGAAAAAGGTCAAAATATCGCGGACAATTTCCCATTCGGACTCCCTGTCAAAGCTAAATCGCCTACGAAAGACTCCTTCTcgaacattttcactgaaagaTAATATTGTTGAGTTGAAACCACTGGAg CTGTTTGATGCCTTGTTCAAGGACTGTTATAATGAAGCTGAAGCACTGGTTTCCGAAGAGCTGATAACACGCGACGACATAGAAGCGGCCAAGTCTGGTAAAGGGAGTAGAGTCATTAGTATTGGTTTGCCAGCATACTGCCTTCTCCAGGTGCTCTTGCGCTCTGCGAAGGCCGATTCTGAGGGTTTATTGTTGA GTGATGGTACCGAACTAACTGGCACAAACAAGCCAAAAGCTAAGATTTTTGAATGGTTGATTAATCCCCTTTTGATCATTAAAGAACAAATCAAAGCAGAAGATCTTTCTGTTTCAGAAGAGGACTACCTCGGCAAGTTGGTTCTCTTGAATGGTCATCCAAATAGGGTAGAAAATTCAACAATAGCAGCTCCTGAATCTGACCGCAAACGTGCTGAGCTTGATGCATTGGCCAGAAG GCTACAAGGGATCACGAAATACATGACAAGGTTACCAACCTTCAAGCGGCGGTTCGATGATCTGGTGAAAACATTGTCTCATGAGCTTGCTGAGAGACATGGAGGAGCATCATCAACAACAATCACCAGATCAAAGAGTGCCTTTCCTCGAATTATGAGCATGAAATCCTCCAAAGGCAAAAGAACTAACGGTCTTGATGAAGCATCTGAACATGCAAGAGATTTAGATACTTCATTTTAA